The genomic region GATTCGGCACCGCTGGCGCAGACGGCATCTGCCCCTACGGCCTGCCACGCCTTGGCCTCGGCCACCGTGGTGGCTGTGCCCATCACCAGACTGCCCGCTGCATGCAGACGGTGGACCTGCTCTGCGGTGAGGATGCCAAAGGTAAAGCTGGCCACTGCGGGGCGCAGCGCCACCAAGGCGTCAAACTGGGCCTCAAAGTCCTCGCACCACTGCGCAGGTTGCTGCGGCTGCAGGCCCAGCTCGGCATAGAGCGGTGCCAGGCGGGCCATGGCGGCTTGCACGGTGGCTGGGTCGGGCGACGGCGTGGCCTGCACAAACAGGTTCATGCCAAATGGCCGACCGGTGCGTTGCCGCACGGCAGCCGCCGCTTCGACCATGGCGGCGGGAGAGCGCATGCCGCAGCCCAGGGTGCCCAAGCCTCCGGCTGCAGATACGGCTGCAGCCAGTTCGGGCGAATCTGCGCCCGTCATGGGGCCCTGGATGATGGGCAGTGTGATCTGCAGACGGCGTGCAAGAGGTGTGGGCATTTAAAAAGGCTCCAGTGCTTTGATCAATTTCTTATGTGGCTGTGACCCATGTCGACGCAGCCAACGGCGAGTCCTCAAGCAGCAAGGCCAGCAGCGCGTCCAGGGCCGGGGATTGGTAACCGCGGCGGCGTACCAGCACGGTCTCACAGCGCTGCAGGGGAACCAGCCGCAATGCCGGGGGCGCGCGCAGCAGATCCCACACCGCCTGCGGCACCACGCCGGCACAGCGGCCCGCAGCCACACAGGCCACGATGGCGTGGTACGAGGCCAGCTCCAGCACCTGCAGGGAAGGCTGCGTACCACGCCGCATCCACGCCTCGCCCAGTTGCCTGTAAGTGCAGCCCGGTGAAAACGCTGCCAGGGTATGCACCTGCACATCCGCAGGCGTGCTGACGGGCGGATGGGCGGATGGCAGTGCCAGCAGCAGCTCCTCCTGAAACACGCCCATGCGCTCCACCGGGGCTTCCGGCTCCAGCCCGGGCGGGGGCCAGGCCACCAGTGCAGCGTCCAGTTGGTGGGCCAGCACCTGCTCGACCAACTGGCGCGATGGCGCGGTAGACAGCTCCAGTGCCACGCCGGGCCACTGTGCATGCATGCGAGCCAGAGGCGTGGGCAGGCGTGCTGCCGCCGTGCTCTCCATGGCACCCAGGCGCAGGCGGCCACCGGGCTGGCTCGGGTTCATGGCCTGGCGGGCTTCTTCGGCCAGCGCGAGCAGGCGATCCGCATAGCCACAGAGAGATTCACCCGCAGGGGTGAGCACCATGCGCTTGCCTTCGCGCTGGAAGAGGGCGGTACCCAGTTGCTCCTCCAACTGTTGCACCCGCGTGGTGACGTTGGACTGCACCCGGCCCAGCCGTTCTGCCGCGCGGGTCACGCTGCCGTCAGCGGCCACGGCGCGAAAGATTTCGAGGGCTGTGAGATCCATGTAAATTCTCTTTGTGAGATGATTTATAAAAAAATAATCTCATTACGTGATGTTAAACCATCTCACAAAACGCGCCGGATACTGATGTCTTCCTCACCCTCCCTTTCTACCGCCTCCATCTCTGCACCGTGGCAAGACCGCCCGTGGATCGTGGCATTGGCAGGCATGGCAGCCTTGGCAGGGGCCATGGGCATAGGCCGGTTTGCGTTCACGCCTCTGCTGCCCATGATGCTCAACGATGGCGTGGTGACGCTGGCAGGCGGCAGCTGGCTGGCCACGGCCAATTACCTTGGCTATCTGCTGGGGGCGCTGGCTTGCATGACCTTGCCGTGGCTTGCGCCTCAGGTGCGCCAGCGCTGGCATGCGTCGCGCTTGGCGCGGGCTGGCTTGCTGGCCACGGTGGTGCTCACCTTGGGCATGGCTTTGCCGATACCTGCCGCGTGGCCCGCCTTGCGGCTGGCGGCGGGGGTGGCCAGTGCGGTGGTCTTTCTCAACATTTCTGCCTGGTGCATGTTGCGCCTGGTGGCGCTGGGCCAGCCTGCGCTGGGAGGGCTGATCTTTTGTGGGCCGGGCGTGGGTATCGTACTCACGGGGCTTTCGGCCAGTGCGATGGTGGCTTGGCACTGGCCCGCTGCAGCAGGCTGGGCCGTGTTTGGCGTGCTGTGCGCGCTTCTGTGTGGCTTGGTTTGGCCGGTGGTGCAGGGATTACCGCAACCGGTGGGGCAGGGTGCGAGTGGGTCAGCGCCCAGTTCCGCCGGGTCTGTTTCTCCGGCCCCTGCAGGTGCGGGGCTCGGGGCCCGGTGCATGTTGACTTTGGCCTACGGTCTGGCTGGGCTTGGCTACATCGTCACCGCCACGTTCTTGCCGGTGATCGCCCGCTCGGCACTGCCCATAGGCTCTGCATGGCCGGATTTTTTCTGGCCGCTGTTCGGTACGGGTGTGGCCATGGGGGCAGCATTGTCCACCCGCACCCCCGCCCATTGGGACCGACGCTGGTTGCTGCTGGCGGCTTATGCCGTGCAGGCTGGGGCCATCGCCTTGAGTGTGGTGTGGCCTGTGGCCGCGGGCTTTGCGCTGGGTAGCTGGCTGCTGGGCCTGCCGTTCACCGCCATCACGTTTTATGCCTTGCAGGAGGCACGCCGGGTGTGGCCCGCTGCGGGAGACAGTTTTACCGGCATGCTGACTGCCGCCTATGGTCTGGGCCAGATTGCAGGCCCACCGCTGGTGGCCTGGCTGCTGCACCGGGCAGGCTCAGAGGCAGAGGGTTTTGCTCAAGGCTTGGGCCTAGCCGCCGTGGCTTTGGTGGTGGGTGCTTGCCTGTATGGCGCCATGGCCTTGCGATGGCCATTGAAAGCGGGCCGTCCGTCGCTCTGAAGGTCAGCCTTCTTTGTTCAGGAGGCGTCTGTACAAAAGAGGCGCCATCCACAGCGACAAGGGGCCCAGGGTGAGCAGTGAGACGCCTGCAGCTCCCAGGTACGAATCAGTGAACACCCCCAGCGGTACGAAAACGGCTGCCTCCACGGCTGCGCACACGCAGGCCGTCTGGGATGCTGCCAGCACTTTTCTGCGTGCATGGGGGCGTGAGCCAGGGTCTGAATCAGACCGAAGGGTAGGGCGCGGCGTATTGTTCATGCGCCTTTGCCCATGCCAGCGGTGGTGCCAGGCAGCGGCAGCCGCAGTACAAAGCAGGCCCCTCCGCCTGCGTGGTCCTCGCAGTGCACCGTGCCGTTATGGCGCCCGGCGATGGAGCGCACCAGCGCCAGACCAAGACCCACGCCGCCCGAACGTTCGCTGGCGCCCGGCAGGCGGTAGAAGGGCTCAAAAATGCGCTCGCGCTGTGCTGCAGGCACGCCAGGACCCCGGTCGCACACCCGCACCTCAGCCATATGGCCGGTGCGTTGTACAACCACGGTGATCTCGCCCGTGCTGTAACGGCGGGCGTTTTCCAGCAGGTTGCGGATGGCGCGGCGCAGCAGCTTGGAGATGCCCTGCACCTCCAGCCCTTCAGGCACTGCACTCACATCCAGGTCGGCATCTACGCGCACGCATTCCTCGGCGGCCAGACCGATCAGGTCCACATCTTCCACCGTGCCTACATCGGCCTCGCGCGCGTCCAGGCGGCTGGCCAACAGAATCTCGTCCACCAACTGGTCCAGCTCGGCAATGTTGCGCAGGATCTCGGCACGGAACGCGGGCGAGGGCTGGTCGCCCCCCATCAGCTCCAGCCCCATGCGGATGCGGGTGAGAGGAGACCGCAACTCGTGCGAAGCATTGGCCAGCAACGACTTGTGGGACTTCACCAAAGTCTCCACGCGCTCGGCCGAGGCGTTGAACTGCCTTGCCAGGTCAGCCACCTCGTCCTGCCCCGTCTCGGGTACGCGCACCGACAGGTCGCCTTCGCCAAACTTTTTCACGCTGCGCTGCAGTGCTTCCAGCCGCAAGGTCAGGCGGCGGATGACGGGGTATACGCCCAGCGCAGCCGCCAGCCCCATGATGGCTAGCATCCACACAAAGC from Acidovorax sp. DW039 harbors:
- a CDS encoding LysR family transcriptional regulator, with product MDLTALEIFRAVAADGSVTRAAERLGRVQSNVTTRVQQLEEQLGTALFQREGKRMVLTPAGESLCGYADRLLALAEEARQAMNPSQPGGRLRLGAMESTAAARLPTPLARMHAQWPGVALELSTAPSRQLVEQVLAHQLDAALVAWPPPGLEPEAPVERMGVFQEELLLALPSAHPPVSTPADVQVHTLAAFSPGCTYRQLGEAWMRRGTQPSLQVLELASYHAIVACVAAGRCAGVVPQAVWDLLRAPPALRLVPLQRCETVLVRRRGYQSPALDALLALLLEDSPLAASTWVTAT
- a CDS encoding YbfB/YjiJ family MFS transporter, yielding MSSSPSLSTASISAPWQDRPWIVALAGMAALAGAMGIGRFAFTPLLPMMLNDGVVTLAGGSWLATANYLGYLLGALACMTLPWLAPQVRQRWHASRLARAGLLATVVLTLGMALPIPAAWPALRLAAGVASAVVFLNISAWCMLRLVALGQPALGGLIFCGPGVGIVLTGLSASAMVAWHWPAAAGWAVFGVLCALLCGLVWPVVQGLPQPVGQGASGSAPSSAGSVSPAPAGAGLGARCMLTLAYGLAGLGYIVTATFLPVIARSALPIGSAWPDFFWPLFGTGVAMGAALSTRTPAHWDRRWLLLAAYAVQAGAIALSVVWPVAAGFALGSWLLGLPFTAITFYALQEARRVWPAAGDSFTGMLTAAYGLGQIAGPPLVAWLLHRAGSEAEGFAQGLGLAAVALVVGACLYGAMALRWPLKAGRPSL
- a CDS encoding ATP-binding protein, with protein sequence MKLSNPFAQRLSLRIWLAVVVGMAVLTLAVGWAWRVAVEEGSMSPPNPHGRELLLRSADGQTVMRGFAVREHGPPGEGIDFRIETDSGEKFVLELGPKPHREERRGDKGGEKGGERRARPMPPPGGPGGPPGGPDRAFWLRPPFGFVWMLAIMGLAAALGVYPVIRRLTLRLEALQRSVKKFGEGDLSVRVPETGQDEVADLARQFNASAERVETLVKSHKSLLANASHELRSPLTRIRMGLELMGGDQPSPAFRAEILRNIAELDQLVDEILLASRLDAREADVGTVEDVDLIGLAAEECVRVDADLDVSAVPEGLEVQGISKLLRRAIRNLLENARRYSTGEITVVVQRTGHMAEVRVCDRGPGVPAAQRERIFEPFYRLPGASERSGGVGLGLALVRSIAGRHNGTVHCEDHAGGGACFVLRLPLPGTTAGMGKGA